The sequence below is a genomic window from Chondrinema litorale.
TAGAGTTTTGGCCGATGTGCAATATCAATTATTTGGTTTGAAAGATGCTGCATTAATGAATTATTCTACAGCGATTGCCATGCAGCCTAATGAAAAGTATCAGTATATCTACCGATCAGATTTTTATCTGGGCCAGAAAATGTATGAAGAGGCACTACAAGATTACCAAAAAGTTTTGATGCTCGATTCTGCCTATTCCAGTGCATGGGGCAACTCCGGCTGGATAAAATACTTGCAAGGTGACTATCAAGCCACAGTAGATTATTCTCAAAAAGCCATTGAGTTAGATTCTACTGCGATTTATGCCATGTATAACCTCGCCCTTGCCGAATTAAATCTGGGAAACACACAAAAAGCGAAAGAATTATATATCGATTTTCGTGAGAAGGACTTAAAACACGATGGCGTGGTAAATTCTGGTGCTATTTCAGATTTAAAGGATATGATAACAGATAACCGAAAAACAGATGAGGCGGCATGTATCCTAAAAGAAGTATTTAAGGAAGATATTACTCTTCCTTAAAAATCATCTGCAATTACATCAATCTTATTAAATGAAGTAATAATACCTTTTATCAAAGCAGAGCTAAAACCTTGGTGTTCCATTTCGTTTAATCCTGCTATAGTACAACCTTGTGGAGTAGTTACTTTGTCAATCTCTCTTTCAGGGTGTTGGCCTCTCTCCAATAGAAGTGATGCTGCTCCTTTTACTGTTTGTGCAGCAATTAATTGAGCAACTTCAGCATTAAATCCAATTTCAATTCCTCCTTGAGACTGCGCTCTAATGTAGCGTAAAGCATAGGCAATTCCGCAAGCACCAAGTACTGTTGAAGCTGCCATTAGGTTTTCGTCGATAATTACAGCTTTACCCAGTGTGTTAAAAATTTTAACTACTTCTTCTTGTTGCTCTGCAGTAGCGTTATTGCTTGCAATACAAGTCATAGACTCTCTAATTGCTACCGCAGTATTAGGCATTGCTCTAAATATGCTTATTCTGTTTCCCACTACGCTTTCCATATTGCTAAGGCTCACACCAGTAATTACAGAAATCAATATCTGGTTTTCTTCATTTAAGACTGGCTTTATCTCTTCTAGTATAGCTCTTATTTGCTTTGGTTTTACAGCAAGCAAGATAATATCTGCATTTTGAGCGGCTCTTTTATTATTACTATCAATCTGGATTTTTTGCTCTACCAGATATTCTATTTTTTCAACTTTTCTTCTAGTCACACAAATATTTTCTGGAGAGATTAGGCCACTACTTGCAATGCCTTCAGCGATTGATGCTCCTAAGTTTCCTCCTCCGATTATTGCTATTGA
It includes:
- the proC gene encoding pyrroline-5-carboxylate reductase, producing the protein MKNKSIAIIGGGNLGASIAEGIASSGLISPENICVTRRKVEKIEYLVEQKIQIDSNNKRAAQNADIILLAVKPKQIRAILEEIKPVLNEENQILISVITGVSLSNMESVVGNRISIFRAMPNTAVAIRESMTCIASNNATAEQQEEVVKIFNTLGKAVIIDENLMAASTVLGACGIAYALRYIRAQSQGGIEIGFNAEVAQLIAAQTVKGAASLLLERGQHPEREIDKVTTPQGCTIAGLNEMEHQGFSSALIKGIITSFNKIDVIADDF